One part of the Mycobacterium marinum genome encodes these proteins:
- a CDS encoding GNAT family N-acetyltransferase, giving the protein MATADDEILTGPRLILRPLRPTDADVVFFEVTSDDEVMRYLSCNTHSDVEQTRHFITELCMDDNNRGWIINWRSTGDPVGFCTWIRPEGPEVQLGISLGRRWWGQHVTSEALDLLIEQAQRDPSVHRVWAACHVDNIGAARALERNGLSMQDRLERYCVFPNLGAEPQDAFRFARTLR; this is encoded by the coding sequence ATGGCGACTGCCGACGATGAAATCCTCACCGGCCCGCGGCTGATCCTGCGCCCCTTGCGGCCCACCGACGCCGATGTCGTGTTCTTCGAGGTCACCTCGGATGACGAAGTGATGCGCTACCTTTCGTGCAACACGCATTCCGACGTCGAGCAGACCAGGCACTTCATCACCGAGCTGTGCATGGACGACAACAATCGCGGTTGGATCATCAACTGGCGCAGCACCGGCGATCCGGTCGGGTTCTGCACCTGGATCCGGCCGGAGGGCCCCGAGGTTCAGCTGGGCATCTCCCTCGGCCGCCGCTGGTGGGGGCAACATGTCACGTCCGAGGCGCTGGACTTGCTCATCGAACAGGCACAGCGGGATCCGAGCGTGCATCGCGTGTGGGCCGCATGCCACGTTGACAACATCGGAGCGGCACGAGCGCTGGAGCGCAACGGTTTGTCCATGCAGGACCGGCTAGAGCGTTACTGCGTGTTCCCCAACCTCGGCGCGG